The sequence below is a genomic window from Actinokineospora baliensis.
GGCGGAGCTGCCCACCCGGCTGTTCAGCGCCGGGGTGGGTGAGGCGCTGCGGTTGTCGTTGGTGTGCGCGAGCTTGGCGACGGTCGTGTGTGTGGTGCTGGGAGTTCCCCTTGCGTGGGTGCTCGCTCGCGGGGAACTCCCAGGCCGGCGTTGGATCCGCGCACTGGTGACCGTGCCATTGGTCCTACCGCCAGTCGTAGGCGGTGTCGCTCTGCTGTTGGTGCTTGGCAGGCGTGGGCCTATAGGCGAACTGTTGGACAGTTGGTTCGGAGTGTCCTTGCCGTTCACCACCGCCGGGGTGGTCGTGGCGGAAGCGTTCGTAGCCATGCCGTTCCTGGTGATCTCGGTAGAAGGCGCGCTGCGGGCAGCGGACCCGCGGATCGAAGAGGCAGCGGCGACGCTAGGCGCGTCCCGCTGGCTCACGTTCCGCCGGGTGACGCTGCCTTCGGTGATGCCGGGTGTAGTGGCGGGCACGGTGTTGTGCTGGGCTCGTGCTCTAGGCGAGTTCGGCGCGACGATCACGTTCGCGGGTAACTTCCCAGGCGAGACAACAACGATGCCATTGGCCGTCTACCTGGCACTGGAGACTGATCCGCAGGCAGCGATCGTGTTGAGCGTAGTGCTGTTGGCGGTGTCAGTGGCTGTTTTGGCCAGCCTGCGTGATCGGTGGGTGGGCGGATGAACCTCGACGCGCTACTACGCGTGGACCGCGCTGGCCTGGACCTACCGCTCATTGTCGAGCCCGGCGAGGTAGTGGTCGTGCTGGGTCCCAATGGCGCGGGCAAGACAACCGCACTACGCGCGCTGGCGGGCCTACTGCCGTTGCGTGACGGGCACATCCGGCTAGGCCAACACGTCTGGGATGCTCCGCCGCGCGAGTTCGTGCCACCGCAGCAACGCCCGGTCGGCATGGTGTTCCAGGACTACCTCTTGTTCCAACACATGTCCGTCCTGGAAAACGTCGCCTTCGGGTTGCGCGCCCGCGGTACACCCCGGCACGAGGCCCGATCCCGCGCGTCGACGTGGTTGGACACCGTGGGCTTGGCCGATCGCGCGGGTGACCGGCCGTCAGCGCTGTCCGGCGGTCAAGCCCAACGCGTCGCGCTCGCTCGGGCCTTGGCGACCGGCCCGGAGCTGTTGCTACTCGACGAGCCCCTCGCCGCGCTGGATGCCGGCACTCGACTCCGAGTGCGCGCGGAGCTGGCCCGCCACCTAAAGAACTTCCCCGGTAGCACGGTCTTGGTGACCCACGACCCGGTGGACGCCATGGCCTTGGGCGACCGCCTAGTGGTCATCGAGGACGGCCGCGTGACCCAAACCGGCGTCCCCCGCGAAGTGGCCCAGCACCCCAAGACCGACTACATCGCTCACCTGGTCGGTCTCAACCTCTTGCGCGGCAACGCCAAAGGCACCGAAGTCACCCTCGACGACGGCGACGCTCTTACAACCACGACCGCCGCTTCCGGTGCCGTCAATGTTGCTTTCGCCCCAACGGCTCTCCGCCTCGGCCATACCCGTCCGCAGGGCGCCAACGCCTGGCAG
It includes:
- a CDS encoding ABC transporter ATP-binding protein; this translates as MNLDALLRVDRAGLDLPLIVEPGEVVVVLGPNGAGKTTALRALAGLLPLRDGHIRLGQHVWDAPPREFVPPQQRPVGMVFQDYLLFQHMSVLENVAFGLRARGTPRHEARSRASTWLDTVGLADRAGDRPSALSGGQAQRVALARALATGPELLLLDEPLAALDAGTRLRVRAELARHLKNFPGSTVLVTHDPVDAMALGDRLVVIEDGRVTQTGVPREVAQHPKTDYIAHLVGLNLLRGNAKGTEVTLDDGDALTTTTAASGAVNVAFAPTALRLGHTRPQGANAWQVTVTAVEQHAHTTRVHLGSLSADLAPAALADLDLNEPLWASVAPEDLRVYESR
- the modB gene encoding molybdate ABC transporter permease subunit, whose product is MSRGRLPAVLVVPALVGLAFLVLPLVGLLVRTPWAELPTRLFSAGVGEALRLSLVCASLATVVCVVLGVPLAWVLARGELPGRRWIRALVTVPLVLPPVVGGVALLLVLGRRGPIGELLDSWFGVSLPFTTAGVVVAEAFVAMPFLVISVEGALRAADPRIEEAAATLGASRWLTFRRVTLPSVMPGVVAGTVLCWARALGEFGATITFAGNFPGETTTMPLAVYLALETDPQAAIVLSVVLLAVSVAVLASLRDRWVGG